The following nucleotide sequence is from Thermodesulfobacteriota bacterium.
TTCTTCTTCTCTTCGTCGCTCAGGAACTTTTCGATAGGCGACTGCCAGCCCTCTTCGGTAATCTTCACCCAGGCAAGCCCCTTGCCGCCGAAGACACCGGCGAGCTCGGTAAGCTCGTCGAGCTCTTTCCTGGTAAAGCCCTCGCACCCCTTGGCGTTAAGGCCCTTCACGACCCCACCCTTTGCCGCGACGTTCGCAAAGACCTTGAAGCCGGAGTCCCTGACTATATCGGTAAGGTCCTCGAGCTCCAGGCCGAACCTCACGTCCGGCGCGTCGAGCCCGTAACGCGCAACGGCCTCGTCATAGGTAAGCCTCTTAAACGGCGTTTCGAGCTCAACCCCATTGACGTCGCGGAAGATGCGGGCGATAAGCCCCTCCATGCACTCCATGACGTCGTCCCTCTCGACAAAACTCATCTCCGCGTCTATCTGCGTGAACTCGGGCTGGCGGTCGGCACGGAGGTCCTCGTCCCGGAAGCACTTTACGATCTGGAAGTAGCGGTCGAAGCCGGAAACCATAAGTATCTGCTTGAAGAGCTGCGGGGATTGGGGGAGCGCGTAGAAGTGGCCCGGGTTGAGCCTGCTAGGAACGAGGAAGTCCCTCGCGCCCTCCGGGGTGCTCTTCGTAAGCACGGGGGTCTCTATTTCCAGGAAGCCGTTATCCGAGAGGTAGTTCCGGGCGCTCGCGCAGACCCTGTGGCGGAGCACGAGGTTCTGCTGTAAGACGGGCCTCCTCAAGTCGAGGTAGCGGTGGCTGAGCCTTATGTCCTCGCCCGCGTCGGTCTCGTCCTCTATAAGGAAGGGGGGGACCTCGGAGTCGTTAAGTATCTTGAGCTCGCTTACCCTTACCTCTACCCCGCCGGTCTTAAGCTCCGGGTTCTCGGTCTCCACGGGCCTCCTTGCGACCTCCCCTTTTACGGCCACGACGTACTCGGAGCGGACCGAGTGTGCCTTTTTATGGACCTCCCGGTCGTCGTCCGGACTCAGGACGAGCTGGACGAGCCCCTCCCTGTCCCTTAAGTCCACGAATATGAGCCCCCCGTGGTCGCGCCTCCTCTGCACCCAGCCCATAAGGGTCACCTCGGTGCCCACCATCTCCGTGGAGACCTCGCCCGAGTAGCAGCTCCTCTTCCAATTACCAAGGCTTTCCAATGAGTTACCTCCCTTTAGAGCTACCTTAAAGCGGCCTTCCGGGCCGCCGCGAAAACTAATCCCCGCCCCTTATACCACACCACGCCCGGCTTTTCAATTCGGCAGGAGGGGGGCCCCTATTTTTGACTTGACAAACCTGCCGTGTTGATGGCTATAATGTGTGGCACTTGTCCTGCGATACGGGGAAAATACGCTAAATACCATAAGGAGGGTCGGTCCATGAGTAAAAGAAACTTTCTGGTTTTCCTCCTGGCTTGCATGGCGGTGACGGGCCTGATATTCGCGGCTCCGAGTTCCGCAGAGTACGGGGACATAGTACTCAACAGCAAGGCAGAGAGCATGAAAAAGGCCGGTGTCGATCCGGTCCTCTTCCCACACTGGTTCCACAGGATCCGGTTCAAATGCAAGGTCTGCCACGAAGACATCTTCATCATCAAGAAGGGCGCGAACGACATCAACATGATGCTCATAATGGAAGGCGAGTTCTGCGGGAAGTGCCATAACGGGCTGGTCGCGTGGGAGCCGCTCTACTGCGACAGGTGCCATTCGTACAAGGGCAACTAATGGAAATACGATACCTTTTCGCCATTGAAAGGAGGATATAAATGTTCAGCTCTTTGAAGCATAAACCGTTTTTAAAGCTGGGCCTCCTGCTGGCGGTCGCGGCCTTCGCGGGCTTTATGGCCGCAGGGGCGGTCAGCCAGGCCCAGGAGGGCTCACCGGTGCTCGACCCGGACGACCCCAGAAGCGCGATATACCTCGATACGTCGGGGAAGCTCGCGGGTACCGGTGACGCCACGAAGCCCGTCAGTGAGGCGTGGAAGGCCGGCCAGGCCTGGCACCCGCAGGCACTGCAGGGCGAGGGGCTCCCAAAAGACAGGTACGGGCTGG
It contains:
- the aspS gene encoding aspartate--tRNA ligase, with protein sequence MESLGNWKRSCYSGEVSTEMVGTEVTLMGWVQRRRDHGGLIFVDLRDREGLVQLVLSPDDDREVHKKAHSVRSEYVVAVKGEVARRPVETENPELKTGGVEVRVSELKILNDSEVPPFLIEDETDAGEDIRLSHRYLDLRRPVLQQNLVLRHRVCASARNYLSDNGFLEIETPVLTKSTPEGARDFLVPSRLNPGHFYALPQSPQLFKQILMVSGFDRYFQIVKCFRDEDLRADRQPEFTQIDAEMSFVERDDVMECMEGLIARIFRDVNGVELETPFKRLTYDEAVARYGLDAPDVRFGLELEDLTDIVRDSGFKVFANVAAKGGVVKGLNAKGCEGFTRKELDELTELAGVFGGKGLAWVKITEEGWQSPIEKFLSDEEKKKIEEAVGAEKGDLLLFSADRATVANTVLGRLRLELGRRLGIIPAEGFSIVWVTDFPMFEYDETEKRYYAMHHPFTSPMSAGGEGDEGGEESIEALGKEPGKARAKAYDMVLNGVEIGGGSIRIHDRKMQAKIFELLGMGEEEAREKFGFFLDALSFGTPPHGGIAFGLDRLVAVMAGCESIRDVIAFPKTQKALCPMSEAPSTVDKKQLEDLSLRVTKKN
- a CDS encoding c(7)-type cytochrome triheme domain-containing protein: MSKRNFLVFLLACMAVTGLIFAAPSSAEYGDIVLNSKAESMKKAGVDPVLFPHWFHRIRFKCKVCHEDIFIIKKGANDINMMLIMEGEFCGKCHNGLVAWEPLYCDRCHSYKGN